The Sphingosinicellaceae bacterium genome includes the window CCTTGCCTCGGAACGGCTTCGACAGCGCCAGCAACAGTCCGATGTGGCCAATGCCCGGATAGTCGATGACCTGCGCCGAAGCCCCTGCCGCCTTCAACTTTGCGGCCAGCGACGTGGCGTTGCGCGGCTTGACCGTGGTGTCGTCATGGCCGGTCAGCAGCAGCGAAGGCGGCGCGGCGGCGCTGGCAAAGCTGATCGGCTGGTTGACCCTGGGGTCGCTGTTGCGCCCGAACGCGGCCTCCGCCGACCCGCCGGGTTCGAACGGGTAGAAGTCGTAGGGGCCAGCCAATCCGACGAAGGCCTTGATGCTGCCCGGCGGCACGCGCCCCGGCTCCAGCGCCAGCATCGCGGCGATGTAGGCACCCGCAGAGTGACCTGCGACCGCGACCCGCGCCGGGTCGCCGCCGTAACGCCCGACGTTGGCGCGAACCCACGCCATTGCCGCCGCGCCGTCGTCGACGAAGGCCGGAAAGTGCACTGCAGGCACCTTGCGGTAGTCGGGCACGACGACGACGAAGCCGCGCGCCGCCAGCGCATGGCCGACAAAGCCATAGCCGTCGCGGCTGCCGGTCGCCCAGCTGCCGCCATAGAAGAACACGATGACGCGGGCGTTGCTCGCGTCCCTGGGTGCATAGACGTCGAGGCGCTGGAGCGGGTCGATGCCGTACGCGACCCCGTCGCCGACCTTGCTGGTGCCGCCGTCGCCGGGCGTCAGGTCGTTCAGGGTGCGGAGCGTGCCGAGGCTCGAACAGCTGGCGAGCAACGCGGTGCCGACGAGCGCAAGGCCGATCCCGATGACGCTGCGGCGTGTGATTGTCTGCATTGCTGCTCCCGGCTTGCCCGCTCACCGGCTTGGCGTCACTGTCCATTACGTTTCAGCGGAGTGGAAGATGCGTCGGATTGCGGTTCTTGGGCTTGGGCTGGTCGCGAGTGCGGCCAGCGGCGCGGCACCGGCGGTTTCACCCGTCGAGCTCCGCGCGACGATCGAGCACCTCGTCGGCTTCGGGACCCGCCACACCATGTCGGACCAAGCCTCGCCGACCCGCGGCATCGGCGCGGCACGAACCTACGCGGCTGCGAGCTTCGCGGAGATCGCGGCGAAATGCGGCGGCTGCCTGACCATCGAGCAGCCCGAGCAGATCGTCGAGGGCAAGCGCATCGCGACGCCGACCCGGCTGGTCGACGTCCTCGCCGTCCAGCGCGGCACCAGCGATCCGGAGCGCGTCGTCATCATCTCCGGGCATATCGACAGCCGCAACACCGACGCACTCGATGCAACCGGCGACGCCCCCGGCGCGAACGACGACGGATCGGGCACGGCGGCGGTGATCGAGGCGGCGCGGGTCCTTTCGGGTCGCAAGTTCGCCGCGACCATTGTCTACGCGGTACTGTCGGGCGAGGAGCAGGGCCTGTACGGCGGCAAATTGCTGGCGGCGACCGCCAAGGCGCGCGGCTGGAAGGTCGAGGCAGTGCTCAACAACGACATCGTCGGCAATACCCACGGCTCCGGCGGGGCCAAGGACGACCGCACCGTGCGCGTCTTCGCGGAGGGCACACGCGCCACCGAGACTCCGGACCAGGCCACCAGCCGACGCTACAACGGCGGCGAGGTCGACAGCCCGGCGCGGAACCTCGCACGGTTCGTCGAGGCGCTTGGGCCGAAGGCCGGGATCACCGTCGAAATGGTCTACCGCACCGACCGCTACAGCCGCGGCGGCGACCAGGTGCCGATGCTCGAGGCGGGCTATCCCGCAGTCCGCATCACCGAGCGCCAGGAGAACTACGACCGCCAGCATCAGAACGTCCGCGTCGAAAACGGCCGGCGCTACGGCGACACCATCGACGGGGTCGACTTCGGGTATCTGGCGAAGGTGACGCGCCTCAACGTCGCCGCGCTTGCCGCGCTCGCTGCTGCTCCCGCGCCGCCCTCGGGTGTGACCATCGAGGGTGCGGTGACACCGGACACGGTCCTCAAGTGGCAGGCGGTGCCGGGCGCGGCGCGCTATGTCGTGTGGTGGCGCAAGACCGACGCGCCGCGCTGGCAGTTCAGCCGCGACGCCGGTGCTGCGACGACGCTGACCCTCAAGGGCATCGACATCGACAGCTGGTTCTTCGGGGTGTCGGCGGTGGCAGCGGACGGCTCGGCGAGCCCGGTGGTCTTCCCCGGCGCGGCAGGCGCATTCTGATGGGCAGCCTCTACCCGCCGATCGAGCCATACGAGACCGGCACCCTCGACGTCGGCGACGGCCATGTCCTCTATTACGAGCGCAGCGGCACGCCCGGAGCCAAGCCCGCGGTGTTTCTCCACGGTGGGCCGGGTGCCGGCATCTCGCCCGAGCATCGTCGATTGTTCGATCCCGCGCGCTACGACGTGCTGCTGTTCGAGCAGCGCGGCTGCGGCCGCTCGACGCCGCATGCAGGGCTCGAGGCCAACACGACCTGGCACCTGGTCGCAGACATCGAGCGCTTCCGCCGGTTGGCGGGGGTCGAACGCTGGCTGGTGTTCGGCGGCTCGTGGGGCTCGACGCTGGCACTGGCCTATGCCGAGACGCAGCCGGAGCGCGTCACCGAGCTGATCCTGCGCGGCGTCTATACGTGCACCAAGCCGGAGATCGACTGGTACTACCAGTTCGGCGTGTCGGAGATGTTCCCCGACAAGTGGGAGCGATTCCTTGCCCCCATTCCCGAGGCCGAGCACGGCGACCTGCTCCACGCCTACCACCGCCGCCTTACCGGCGACGACCTCGCGGTGCAGGTCGCGGCCGCGCGGGCGTGGAGCCTGTGGGAGGGTGAGACCATCACACTGCTGCCCGATGCCGAGAAGTCGGCGCACCACGACGACGGGCATTTCGCGGTCGCTTTCGCGCGGCTGGAGACGCACTTTTTCGTGCACGACTGCTGGCTCGAGCCGGACCAGTTACTCCGCGATGCCGGGCGGCTGGCGGACATCCCCGGCACGATTGTCCAGGGCCGCTACGACATGCCGTGCCCGGTGCGCTACGCGTGGGCGCTGCACAAGGCATGGCCGCGCGCCGACTTCCACCTCGTCGAGGGGGCCGGCCATGCCTGGGACGAGCCCGGCATCCAGTCGCGGCTGGTGGACGCGACCGACCGCTATGCCTGAGGCCGCCACGCGGAACCGCTGACGTCGGCGCTGGTTGGCGAGCTCAACCGGGAGCCCTGCAATGCCGATCCGCGCCGTCCTGTTCGATCTCGACGGGACCCTCGTCGACAGCAATGACCAGCACGTCGCGGCGTGGGACGAGGCGTTTCGCGCCGCCGGCTACACGTTCCGGCGGGGCATGATCCACAACCAGATCGGCAAGGGTGCCGACGGCTTGGTTCCCGCCCTGATACCGTGGGCCGACGCGGAGTTGGCGGACGCTCTTGGCGAGGCCTCGGGCAAGATCTTCAAGGACAAATACCTCGATGCTATCCGGCCATTCGCGGGTGCGCGCCAGCTACTCGTTCGGGTCCACCGCGCCGGACAGCGCATCGTGCTGGCGTCGTCGGCATCGATGGCCGAGGTAGAACACTATCTCGACCTGCTCGACGCGCACGATCTGGTCACCGCCACGACCAGCGCCCACGATGTCGAACACACCAAACCCGCGCCCGATATATTCAAGGCGGCACTGGCCAAGCTCACCCCGATGACCGCCGGAGAGGCGATCGTCGTCGGCGACACGCCCTATGACATCCAGGCGGCGAAAGCCTGCGGAATCCCGACGATCGCCGTTCGTTCGGGCCGGTTCCCCGACATCTCGCTGTTCGATGCCGGCGCGTTCGCACTTTACGACGATGTCGCGACGCTACTTGCTGGCTACGATAGCTCGCCGCTGGCCGCGCAGCCCGACGCGCTGCACCACCGGCTCTAGGCCGCGCTCGCCGCCGCCGCGCGCTCGGCTAGCCAGCGCTCCAGCCACTTGATCGAATAGTCGCCGGCCTGGAACTCGGGATCCTCGATCAACGCCTGGTGGAGCGGGATCGTCGTCTTGGGGCCGTGGATGACATACTCCTCGAGGGCGCGCCGCAGCCGGTTGATCGCGTCCTCGCGGGTCGCGCCGTAGACGATCAGCTTGGCGATCAGCGAGTCGTAATAAGGTGGGATGCGGTAGCCGTCATACAGCGCGCTATCGACACGGACGTGGAGGCCGCCCGGCGCGTGATAGTCTGTCACCCGGCCCGGCGACGGCGCGAATGTGGCGGGGTCCTCGGCGTTGATCCGGCACTCGATGGCGTGGCCCTCGAAGCGCACCTGCTCCTGCGTGACAGACAGCGGCAGCCCGGCGGCGATGCGGATCTGCTCGCGCACCAAGTCGATGCCGGTGACCGCCTCGGTGACCGGGTGCTCGACCTGGAGCCGGGTGTTCATCTCGATGAAATAGAATTTCCCGTCCTCGTAAAGGAACTCCATCGTGCCGGCGCCGCGGTATTCGAGCTTGGCGACGGCAACGCGGACGATCTCGCCCATGTCGGCGCGCTGCTGCGCCGACAGCGCGGGCGACGGAGCTTCCTCGAGCATCTTCTGGTGGCGGCGCTGGAGCGAGCAGTCGCGCTCGCCGAGGTGGATCGCACCGCCCTTGCCGTCGCCGAAAACCTGGAATTCGATGTGCCGCGGTTCGGACAGGTACTTCTCGATGTAAACGGTGTCGTCGCCGAACGCCGCCTTGGCCTCCTGCTTCGCCGCCGCGATCAGGCCCGGGGCGCTCGCCGCATCGGGGATGACCTTCATGCCGCGGCCGCCACCGCCAGACGCGGCCTTGACCAGCACCGGGTAGCCGATGGTGTCGGCGATCGCGATGGCTTCCTCGGCGCTCGCGACCGGACCGTCGGAACCGGGGACCAGCGGCAGGCCGAGCATAGCCGCGGTGCGCTTGGCCTCGATCTTGTCGCCCATGCGGCGGATGTGGTCGGGGGTCGGCCCGATCCATACGATGTTGTGCTCCTCGACGATCTCGGCGAAGCGCGCGTTCTCGCTTAGGAAGCCGTAGCCCGGATGGATCGCGTCCGACTGCGAGATTTCCGCCGCCGAGATAATGTTCGGCACGTTGAGATAGGAATCGGTCGCCGACGCCGGCCCGATGCAGATCGCCTCGTCGGCCATGCGGACGTGCATCGCGTCCGCATCTGCGGTCGAGTGCACGGCAACGGTCTTGATCCCCAGCTCGCGGCAGGCGCGGTGAATCCGGAGCGCGATTTCGCCGCGATTGGCGATCAGGATCTTCTTGAACATGGTCTGCGGCCGCGGGTTCATTCGATGATGACGAGCGGCTCGTCGTACTCGACCGGCTGCTCGCTCTGGATGAAGATGCGCGTCACGACGCCGTCACGGGGCGCAGTGATCGGGTTCATCACCTTCATCGCCTCGACGATCAGCAGTGTGTCGCCCGCCTTGACCGCCTTGCCCTCGGTGATGAACGGCGGGCTGCTCGGGTCGGCGGTCAGATAGGCCGTGCCGACGATCGGCGAGCGGACCAGCCCCGGATGCGTCTTGTAGTCGTCGACAGCAGCCGCCGCCGGGGTGGCTGCCGCAGCGGCCGGGGCCGGCGGTGCGACCGCCCAGACGTTGCCTGCCGAAGGTCCGGGCTGCCCGGAATACTGCGGCGGCTTGCGAACGACGCGGATGCGCCGTTCGCCGTCGGTGACCTCGATCTCGGTCAGCTGCGTGGTGTCGAGAAGTTCGGCGAGCTCGCGCACCAGCGCGGTGTCGACCTGCATGCCCGTGCCCTCGGTCATTTGGTCCTCAAGATTTGTGGATCCCGTCCAAGTGTCAGAATGCCGCAGCCGCGTCCAGCGCCAGGCGATAGCCCAAGGCTCCGAAACCGGCGATGGTTCCACGCGCGACGGGCGCCAGGTGGCTGCGGTGGCGAAAGCTTTCCCGCGCATGGGGGTTCGACAGATGGACTTCGATGACCGGCGTGGTGACGGACTTCACCGCGTCGCGGAGCGCCACCGAGGTGTGGGTCAGCCCACCGGCGTTGAGGATCACGGCGCGGACGCCGCGGCTCGAGGCCTCGTGGATCCAGTCGATCAGGTGGCCCTCGTGGTTCGACTGGCGCAGGTCGATCGCCAGGCCCAGCGTCTGGCCGTGGTCCTCGAGCATCGCCGCGATATCGTCGAGCGTGTCGCTGCCATAGATCTCGGGCTCGCGGGTCCCCAGCAGATTGAGGTTCGGCCCGTTCAGGACGAACACGAGGTTGCTGGCATCGCTCACGGCGGTGCTTATATGGACCAAACCGCGCCCCGTCATCCCTCCGTCATTTCTAGGCCCATGACCCTGTCCATCATCATCAACGGCGAGCCCCGCCGCGTTGCCACCGGCAGCACCATCGCCGCGCTGCTCGGCGAACTCGGACTCGATGCGGCGAAGGTCGCGGTCGAGCGCAACCTGAGCATCGCGCCACGGTCGGCGTTCGCGCAGACTGCGCTCAGTGACGGCGACACGCTCGAGATCGTGCATTTCGTGGGCGGCGGCCAGGATGACGGCGACGGCTGGGAGGTCGCGGGCCGTAAGTTCAGCTCGCGGCTGATCGTCGGCACCGGCAAGTACAAGGACTATGCCCAGAATGCCGACGCGGTCGAGGCTTCGGGGGCGGAGATCGTCACCGTCGCGGTCCGCCGGGTCAACGTGACCGACCGAAATGCGCCAATGCTGACCGACTTTATCGACCCGAAGAAGTATACCTATCTGCCGAACACCGCCGGCTGCTTCAACGCCGACGAAGCGGTGCGGACGCTGCGGCTGGCGCGCGAGGCGGGTGGCTGGAAACTGGTCAAGCTCGAGGTGCTCGGCGAAGCGCGGACCCTGTACCCCGACATGGCCGAGACGCTGGTC containing:
- a CDS encoding alpha/beta hydrolase; this translates as MQTITRRSVIGIGLALVGTALLASCSSLGTLRTLNDLTPGDGGTSKVGDGVAYGIDPLQRLDVYAPRDASNARVIVFFYGGSWATGSRDGYGFVGHALAARGFVVVVPDYRKVPAVHFPAFVDDGAAAMAWVRANVGRYGGDPARVAVAGHSAGAYIAAMLALEPGRVPPGSIKAFVGLAGPYDFYPFEPGGSAEAAFGRNSDPRVNQPISFASAAAPPSLLLTGHDDTTVKPRNATSLAAKLKAAGASAQVIDYPGIGHIGLLLALSKPFRGKAPALDDMTKFLDPTL
- a CDS encoding M20/M25/M40 family metallo-hydrolase; translation: MRRIAVLGLGLVASAASGAAPAVSPVELRATIEHLVGFGTRHTMSDQASPTRGIGAARTYAAASFAEIAAKCGGCLTIEQPEQIVEGKRIATPTRLVDVLAVQRGTSDPERVVIISGHIDSRNTDALDATGDAPGANDDGSGTAAVIEAARVLSGRKFAATIVYAVLSGEEQGLYGGKLLAATAKARGWKVEAVLNNDIVGNTHGSGGAKDDRTVRVFAEGTRATETPDQATSRRYNGGEVDSPARNLARFVEALGPKAGITVEMVYRTDRYSRGGDQVPMLEAGYPAVRITERQENYDRQHQNVRVENGRRYGDTIDGVDFGYLAKVTRLNVAALAALAAAPAPPSGVTIEGAVTPDTVLKWQAVPGAARYVVWWRKTDAPRWQFSRDAGAATTLTLKGIDIDSWFFGVSAVAADGSASPVVFPGAAGAF
- the pip gene encoding prolyl aminopeptidase; protein product: MGSLYPPIEPYETGTLDVGDGHVLYYERSGTPGAKPAVFLHGGPGAGISPEHRRLFDPARYDVLLFEQRGCGRSTPHAGLEANTTWHLVADIERFRRLAGVERWLVFGGSWGSTLALAYAETQPERVTELILRGVYTCTKPEIDWYYQFGVSEMFPDKWERFLAPIPEAEHGDLLHAYHRRLTGDDLAVQVAAARAWSLWEGETITLLPDAEKSAHHDDGHFAVAFARLETHFFVHDCWLEPDQLLRDAGRLADIPGTIVQGRYDMPCPVRYAWALHKAWPRADFHLVEGAGHAWDEPGIQSRLVDATDRYA
- a CDS encoding HAD family hydrolase, encoding MPIRAVLFDLDGTLVDSNDQHVAAWDEAFRAAGYTFRRGMIHNQIGKGADGLVPALIPWADAELADALGEASGKIFKDKYLDAIRPFAGARQLLVRVHRAGQRIVLASSASMAEVEHYLDLLDAHDLVTATTSAHDVEHTKPAPDIFKAALAKLTPMTAGEAIVVGDTPYDIQAAKACGIPTIAVRSGRFPDISLFDAGAFALYDDVATLLAGYDSSPLAAQPDALHHRL
- the accC gene encoding acetyl-CoA carboxylase biotin carboxylase subunit gives rise to the protein MFKKILIANRGEIALRIHRACRELGIKTVAVHSTADADAMHVRMADEAICIGPASATDSYLNVPNIISAAEISQSDAIHPGYGFLSENARFAEIVEEHNIVWIGPTPDHIRRMGDKIEAKRTAAMLGLPLVPGSDGPVASAEEAIAIADTIGYPVLVKAASGGGGRGMKVIPDAASAPGLIAAAKQEAKAAFGDDTVYIEKYLSEPRHIEFQVFGDGKGGAIHLGERDCSLQRRHQKMLEEAPSPALSAQQRADMGEIVRVAVAKLEYRGAGTMEFLYEDGKFYFIEMNTRLQVEHPVTEAVTGIDLVREQIRIAAGLPLSVTQEQVRFEGHAIECRINAEDPATFAPSPGRVTDYHAPGGLHVRVDSALYDGYRIPPYYDSLIAKLIVYGATREDAINRLRRALEEYVIHGPKTTIPLHQALIEDPEFQAGDYSIKWLERWLAERAAAASAA
- a CDS encoding acetyl-CoA carboxylase, biotin carboxyl carrier protein; this translates as MTEGTGMQVDTALVRELAELLDTTQLTEIEVTDGERRIRVVRKPPQYSGQPGPSAGNVWAVAPPAPAAAAATPAAAAVDDYKTHPGLVRSPIVGTAYLTADPSSPPFITEGKAVKAGDTLLIVEAMKVMNPITAPRDGVVTRIFIQSEQPVEYDEPLVIIE
- the aroQ gene encoding type II 3-dehydroquinate dehydratase, with protein sequence MTGRGLVHISTAVSDASNLVFVLNGPNLNLLGTREPEIYGSDTLDDIAAMLEDHGQTLGLAIDLRQSNHEGHLIDWIHEASSRGVRAVILNAGGLTHTSVALRDAVKSVTTPVIEVHLSNPHARESFRHRSHLAPVARGTIAGFGALGYRLALDAAAAF
- the thiS gene encoding sulfur carrier protein ThiS, which translates into the protein MDQTAPRHPSVISRPMTLSIIINGEPRRVATGSTIAALLGELGLDAAKVAVERNLSIAPRSAFAQTALSDGDTLEIVHFVGGGQDDGDGWEVAGRKFSSRLIVGTGKYKDYAQNADAVEASGAEIVTVAVRRVNVTDRNAPMLTDFIDPKKYTYLPNTAGCFNADEAVRTLRLAREAGGWKLVKLEVLGEARTLYPDMAETLVATKTLVAEGFDVMVYCADDPIAAKKLEDLGACAIMPLGSLIGSGLGIQNPVTIRMIVEGATVPVLVDAGVGTASEASEAMELGCAGVLMNTAIAEAKDPILMARAMKLAVESGRLAYRAGRMARRRYADPSSPLAGLI